Proteins found in one Arachis stenosperma cultivar V10309 chromosome 8, arast.V10309.gnm1.PFL2, whole genome shotgun sequence genomic segment:
- the LOC130943605 gene encoding protein MICRORCHIDIA 6-like isoform X1, with the protein MGDREIIDLSSDDESENEKVIPTAVKQEPDLVFDVKQEKSSNKGELANRNGPRIHSVRAAVDDDSDVSYASAICAAPLTRQFWKAGTYDDDPASKKFTLQNVKNYLHVHPMFLHSNATSHKWAFGAIAELLDNAVDEIQNGATFVLVDKTSNPKDGSPALLIQDDGGGMDPEAMRHCMSFGFSDKKSKLAIGQYGNGFKTSSMRLGADVIVFSRHMSNGILTQSIGLLSYTFLVQEKLDRIVVPMVNYGFNSSTGSLEILNGKEHFVTNLSLILRWSPYSSEEELLGQFSDVGSHGTKVIIYNLWLNDDGNLELDFATDPEDIRIAGDVRKIDTIPAWRETNEKHIAHRFRFSLRVYMSILYLQIPESFHMFLRGIIVQPHNIADDLKYIEFILYKPQVGGTVEATVVTTVGFLKEAPRVIMHGFNVYHKNRLILPFWQVVNYIDSRGRGVVGILQADFVEPTHNKQDFEKTSLFQKLEARLKEMTWEYWDVHCRLLGYREKYPVPKAKQAELNRKSYLVDAKAANENAELRKRTMRNTSEQGSNNKRKIYEQVDLHNSKKHAKEENVKGVGISQNMQVIPAPAEQVLDQETLTLLDENQKLQTKYFLAEIEGLEQNSEKG; encoded by the exons ATGGGAGACAGAGAAATTATTGATTTATCTAGTGATGATGAGAGTGAAAACGAAAAGGTTATTCCCACAGCTGTGAAGCAGGAGCCAGATCTTGTTTTCGATGTAAAGCAAGAAAAATCGAGTAATAAAGGTGAACTGGCGAATCGAAATGGACCTCGCATTCATTCTGTTCGAGCAGCTGTTGATGATGATTCAGACGTTTCTTATGCGTCAGCCATTTGTGCAGCACCCCTTACTCGGCAGTTTTGGAAAGCTGGGACTTATGATGATGACCCTGCTTCGAAAAAATTCACACTCCAAA aTGTCAAAAACTATCTACATGTACACCCTATGTTCCTTCACTCGAATGCAACTTCACATAAGTGGGCATTTGGTG CCATAGCGGAGCTTCTCGATAATGCAGTTGATGAG ATCCAAAATGGGGCTACCTTTGTCCTTGTAGATAAAACTTCGAATCCAAAGGATGGAAGTCCAGCATTGCTGATTCAAG ATGATGGTGGTGGAATGGATCCAGAAGCAATGAGGCATTGCATGAGTTTTGGATTTTCAGATAAGAAGTCAAAGCTGGCTATTGGGCAGT ATGGTAATGGCTTTAAGACCAGTAGTATGAGGCTTGGGGCTGATGTCATAGTCTTCAGTCGGCATATGAGTAATGG GATATTGACGCAAAGCATTGGACTTCTGTCATATACATTTTTGGTGCAAGAAAAGCTTGACAGAATAGTAGTACCCATG GTAAACTATGGGTTTAATTCATCAACTGGATCATTGGAGATATTAAATGGCAAAGAGCATTTTGTGACCAATTTATCTTTGATTTTGCGCTGGTCTCCATACTCATCAGAAGAAGAACTTCTTGGACAA TTTAGTGACGTTGGATCTCATGGTACTAAAGTCATTATCTACAACTTGTGGCTTAACGATGATGGGAACTTGGAGCTAGATTTTGCTACGGATCCCGAG GATATTCGAATCGCTGGGGATGTAAGGAAGATTGACACAATTCCTGCCTGGAGGGAAACAAATGAGAAACATATTGCTCATCGGTTCCGTTTCTCTTTACGT GTTTACATGTCAATATTGTACTTGCAGATACCAGAAAGTTTTCATATGTTTTTGAGAGGCATAATTGTGCAGCCACATAACATTGCTGATGATCTTAAATATATTGAATTTATCTTGTATAAACCACAAGTTGGTGGAACCGTGGAG GCAACAGTTGTGACAACAGTTGGATTCCTAAAGGAAGCTCCTCGAGTCATTATGCACGGTTTCAATGTATATCACAAAAATCGGCTAATACTG CCATTTTGGCAGGTTGTGAACTATATAGACAGTAGAGGCAGAGGAGTTGTCG GTATCCTGCAAGCGGATTTTGTTGAGCCAACTCATAATAAGCAAGATTTTGAGAAAACTTCTTTGTTTCAAAAGCTTGAAGCGCGATTGAAGGAAATGACATGGGAATACTG GGACGTGCATTGTAGATTGCTTGGGTATCGTGAAAAGTATCCAGTTCCTAAAGCGAAACAAGCCGAACTCAATAGAAAGTCCTACCTTGTTGATGCTAAAGCAGCAAATGAAAATGCTGAACTACGCAAGAGAACCATGCGAAACACATCTGAGCAAG GATCTAATAACAAGAGGAAGATATATGAACAGGTAGACCTCCATAATTcaaaaaagcatgcaaaagaagAGAATGTTAAAGGTGTTGGCATATCTCAGAATATGCAG GTTATTCCGGCTCCTGCGGAGCAGGTGCTAGATCAAGAGACCTTAACATTGTTGGATGAAAACCAGAAACTACAGACAAA gtactttctggctgaaattgaaggacttgagcaaaactctgaaaaaggctga
- the LOC130943605 gene encoding protein MICRORCHIDIA 6-like isoform X2, with protein sequence MGDREIIDLSSDDESENEKVIPTAVKQEPDLVFDVKQEKSSNKAPLTRQFWKAGTYDDDPASKKFTLQNVKNYLHVHPMFLHSNATSHKWAFGAIAELLDNAVDEIQNGATFVLVDKTSNPKDGSPALLIQDDGGGMDPEAMRHCMSFGFSDKKSKLAIGQYGNGFKTSSMRLGADVIVFSRHMSNGILTQSIGLLSYTFLVQEKLDRIVVPMVNYGFNSSTGSLEILNGKEHFVTNLSLILRWSPYSSEEELLGQFSDVGSHGTKVIIYNLWLNDDGNLELDFATDPEDIRIAGDVRKIDTIPAWRETNEKHIAHRFRFSLRVYMSILYLQIPESFHMFLRGIIVQPHNIADDLKYIEFILYKPQVGGTVEATVVTTVGFLKEAPRVIMHGFNVYHKNRLILPFWQVVNYIDSRGRGVVGILQADFVEPTHNKQDFEKTSLFQKLEARLKEMTWEYWDVHCRLLGYREKYPVPKAKQAELNRKSYLVDAKAANENAELRKRTMRNTSEQGSNNKRKIYEQVDLHNSKKHAKEENVKGVGISQNMQVIPAPAEQVLDQETLTLLDENQKLQTKYFLAEIEGLEQNSEKG encoded by the exons ATGGGAGACAGAGAAATTATTGATTTATCTAGTGATGATGAGAGTGAAAACGAAAAGGTTATTCCCACAGCTGTGAAGCAGGAGCCAGATCTTGTTTTCGATGTAAAGCAAGAAAAATCGAGTAATAAAG CACCCCTTACTCGGCAGTTTTGGAAAGCTGGGACTTATGATGATGACCCTGCTTCGAAAAAATTCACACTCCAAA aTGTCAAAAACTATCTACATGTACACCCTATGTTCCTTCACTCGAATGCAACTTCACATAAGTGGGCATTTGGTG CCATAGCGGAGCTTCTCGATAATGCAGTTGATGAG ATCCAAAATGGGGCTACCTTTGTCCTTGTAGATAAAACTTCGAATCCAAAGGATGGAAGTCCAGCATTGCTGATTCAAG ATGATGGTGGTGGAATGGATCCAGAAGCAATGAGGCATTGCATGAGTTTTGGATTTTCAGATAAGAAGTCAAAGCTGGCTATTGGGCAGT ATGGTAATGGCTTTAAGACCAGTAGTATGAGGCTTGGGGCTGATGTCATAGTCTTCAGTCGGCATATGAGTAATGG GATATTGACGCAAAGCATTGGACTTCTGTCATATACATTTTTGGTGCAAGAAAAGCTTGACAGAATAGTAGTACCCATG GTAAACTATGGGTTTAATTCATCAACTGGATCATTGGAGATATTAAATGGCAAAGAGCATTTTGTGACCAATTTATCTTTGATTTTGCGCTGGTCTCCATACTCATCAGAAGAAGAACTTCTTGGACAA TTTAGTGACGTTGGATCTCATGGTACTAAAGTCATTATCTACAACTTGTGGCTTAACGATGATGGGAACTTGGAGCTAGATTTTGCTACGGATCCCGAG GATATTCGAATCGCTGGGGATGTAAGGAAGATTGACACAATTCCTGCCTGGAGGGAAACAAATGAGAAACATATTGCTCATCGGTTCCGTTTCTCTTTACGT GTTTACATGTCAATATTGTACTTGCAGATACCAGAAAGTTTTCATATGTTTTTGAGAGGCATAATTGTGCAGCCACATAACATTGCTGATGATCTTAAATATATTGAATTTATCTTGTATAAACCACAAGTTGGTGGAACCGTGGAG GCAACAGTTGTGACAACAGTTGGATTCCTAAAGGAAGCTCCTCGAGTCATTATGCACGGTTTCAATGTATATCACAAAAATCGGCTAATACTG CCATTTTGGCAGGTTGTGAACTATATAGACAGTAGAGGCAGAGGAGTTGTCG GTATCCTGCAAGCGGATTTTGTTGAGCCAACTCATAATAAGCAAGATTTTGAGAAAACTTCTTTGTTTCAAAAGCTTGAAGCGCGATTGAAGGAAATGACATGGGAATACTG GGACGTGCATTGTAGATTGCTTGGGTATCGTGAAAAGTATCCAGTTCCTAAAGCGAAACAAGCCGAACTCAATAGAAAGTCCTACCTTGTTGATGCTAAAGCAGCAAATGAAAATGCTGAACTACGCAAGAGAACCATGCGAAACACATCTGAGCAAG GATCTAATAACAAGAGGAAGATATATGAACAGGTAGACCTCCATAATTcaaaaaagcatgcaaaagaagAGAATGTTAAAGGTGTTGGCATATCTCAGAATATGCAG GTTATTCCGGCTCCTGCGGAGCAGGTGCTAGATCAAGAGACCTTAACATTGTTGGATGAAAACCAGAAACTACAGACAAA gtactttctggctgaaattgaaggacttgagcaaaactctgaaaaaggctga